Proteins co-encoded in one Quercus robur chromosome 8, dhQueRobu3.1, whole genome shotgun sequence genomic window:
- the LOC126696953 gene encoding transcription factor MYB17: MGRAPCCDKKGLKKGPWTPEEDQILVDFIKKNGGHGSWRSLPKLAGLLRCGKSCRLRWTNYLRPDIKRGPFTQEEEKLVIQLHGILGNRWATIASQLPGRTDNEIKNLWNTHLKKRLMGMGLDPQTHELISSCSMTVKAPASPITRHMAQWESARLEAEARLSRESSLFNPIPLGKTDSDYFLRIWNSEIGESFRKFNREDKTACQSPVSQASSSTKCGSISAITTEISPILLGSSIAGSNQNEDNECKSCKSYPEEMMVGYDTSSSDELEDSSDSALQMLLDFPINNDMSFLEEDIDKYSTPSAMLTENSFICPL, from the exons ATGGGAAGGGCACCTTGTTGTGACAAAAAGGGTTTGAAGAAAGGGCCATGGACTCCTGAGGAGGATCAGATTCTTGttgattttatcaagaaaaatggtGGGCATGGGAGCTGGAGGTCTCTCCCCAAGCTTGCAG GTCTTCTTCGCTGCGGGAAGAGTTGCCGGCTTAGGTGGACAAATTATCTTCGACCAGACATTAAACGTGGTCCCTTTACTCAAGAGGAAGAGAAGCTTGTCATACAGCTTCATGGCATTCTTGGGAACCG GTGGGCTACTATTGCTTCTCAACTACCAGGTAGAACTGACAATGAGATCAAGAATTTATGGAACACACACCTGAAGAAGCGACTCATGGGCATGGGCCTTGATCCACAAACACATGAGCTCATTAGCTCTTGCTCTATGACTGTAAAAGCACCTGCCTCCCCTATCACTCGCCACATGGCACAATGGGAGAGTGCTAGGCTTGAAGCTGAGGCCAGGCTTTCAAGGGAGTCATCACTCTTCAATCCAATTCCTCTGGGAAAAACTGATTCTGACTATTTTCTTCGCATTTGGAACTCAGAAATTGGAGAATCATTTCGAAAGTTCAATAGGGAGGATAAAACTGCATGCCAGAGTCCAGTTTCTCAGGCGTCTTCATCCACAAAATGTGGATCAATCTCAGCCATTACAACTGAGATTAGCCCCATTTTACTGGGATCCTCAATTGCGGGAAGCAATCAAAATGAAGATAATGAATGCAAGAGTTGCAAATCCTACCCTGAAGAAATGATGGTTGGGTATGATACCTCAAGCTCTGATGAATTAGAAGATTCATCGGACAGTGCATTACAGATGCTGTTGGATTTCCCCATTAACAATGACATGAGCTTTCTGGAAGAAGACATAGATAAGTACTCTACGCCTTCTGCCATGTTGACAGAAAACTCGTTCATCTGCCCCCTCTGA